The following coding sequences lie in one Arachis hypogaea cultivar Tifrunner chromosome 9, arahy.Tifrunner.gnm2.J5K5, whole genome shotgun sequence genomic window:
- the LOC112708790 gene encoding TMV resistance protein N-like: MAFSDVYSPPTPPPPPLTKYDVFISFNGKDTRNGFTSHLHSALCRNQIETFIDYRIEKGGEIWEELVQAIRDSSVYLVIFSEHYASSKWCLRELAEIIELTNMVEKGHHHIIPVFYRIEPTHVRKQTGSYYSVFAEYDRNLDYRLVRQWRKALFHAANISGFEYNHHHSRTESDLIEGIVQMIVRKLDQKYTSELRSPFIHDQNYASIESVLINSQEVRTIGIWGMGGIGKTTIAAAIFQEFSPKYEGSCFLANVREESSRHGLNYIFNRLLSELLQEHVHITTPKIVSSAILRRLRRKKVFIVLDDVNTSELLENLLGVGQDYLGLGSKVIVTTRDKHVLLSRSVDHIHQVTEMNDENSLKLFSLNAFNRTHPPENEYWELSKRALAYARGNPLALKVLGSFLHSKSEKEWDNALTKLKRIPNADIQKVLRLSFNELDDTEKDIFLDIACFFKGEEKEKVIRILNECGFFADIGIRNLLDKALISIATNKSIQMHDLIQEMGHKIVCEESLKNPGKRSRVWHPDEICNILKNDEGSATIETIYLDMTERTEICISSDALRKMPKLRLLAFANNNGFGQKRVDYTLSLPTNLELPNNLRYIQWDGCPLKSLSTTSWPSKLVELSMPYSDLEKLWDEPLNFPSLELIYLASSKRMIECPDLSGAPNLKEVWVNGCDKLTHLHPSILSLPKLSGLCVFRCKELKSLSCTTCSPSLRDVVAYGCPNLQEFSIPISKDNSHINLHLRSTALNQLPSSIVHLQNLDNFSFPISDLLMDLPEKYTKQIMLSDPNNHESDSVATLRRILPSPMFHYLKELKFDGCQSLTELPDNISLLSSLLVIRLHNTNIMTFPENIKTLPRLKIVLLCHCERLQHVPALPPSVHHFKAWDCKSLRTVSSSTSELKRQHGTTFIFVNCVNLDEESCNTILEDAIVRMDTRAKTQQLSPRLEENRNEECTVVDDDDGFLSEDNANVGKVCYFLPSRGSKLGGLFHRGSSQNSISIQLPQGSNFFGFIFYLVVPPIQPCNTGGDLDIRFGFECYLETSWGQRTHIASSSLIEWSCEFYYGYQMNLLSDHVLLWYDSQCCKQIMEIIRGRKAIDDDDKNANLEVKFFARLPNKEEVVIKECGIRWIYTNMEKESRVCRFKRSRQVFELEEKDLESDDEGEELVPPAKKFKNSLMEVESVENLRKKLEQLLHIQFDGGFRSAEIKLGNIATAHHYC; the protein is encoded by the exons atggcCTTTTCTGATGTTTATTCTCCTCCtacacctccacctccacctctcACGAAATACGATGTTTTTATCAGCTTCAACGGTAAAGACACTCGTAATGGCTTCACCAGCCACCTTCACTCTGCTCTGTGCAGAAACCAGATCGAAACATTCATAGATTATAGAATTGAGAAAGGTGGTGAGATCTGGGAAGAACTCGTGCAAGCCATAAGAGACTCGTCGGTGTATCTGGTCATCTTCTCAGAGCACTATGCGTCTTCAAAGTGGTGCTTGCGGGAGCTTGCTGAGATCATAGAACTCACAAACATGGTGGAAAAGGGACACCACCATATTATTCCTGTGTTCTACAGGATTGAACCCACGCATGTTCGGAAGCAGACGGGAAGCTACTACAGTGTGTTCGCAGAGTATGACAGAAATTTGGATTATCGCCTTGTGCGCCAGTGGAGGAAGGCACTCTTCCATGCAGCCAATATCTCAGGATTCGAATATAACCATCACCATAGCAG GACTGAATCTGACCTCATTGAAGGCATAGTCCAAATGATTGTCCGGAAATTGGATCAGAAATACACAAGTGAACTCAGGAGCCCTTTTATACATGACCAAAATTATGCATCCATTGAATCTGTATTGATCAACTCACAGGAAGTTCGAACCATTGGAATTTGGGGCATGGGCGGCATAGGAAAAACAACTATTGCGGCTGCCATTTTTCAAGAGTTCTCTCCCAAGTATGAAGGTAGTTGTTTCTTGGCCAATGTAAGAGAAGAATCTTCAAGGCATGGCCTCAACTACATTTTCAATAGACTTCTTTCTGAGTTGCTGCAGGAACATGTTCATATTACCACTCCAAAGATTGTGTCTTCTGCTATACTCCGTAGATTGAGGCGTAAGAAAGTTTTCATTGTACTAGATGATGTGAATACTTCTGAGCTTCTAGAAAACTTGCTTGGAGTGGGACAAGATTATCTTGGACTTGGTAGCAAAGTTATTGTTACCACCAGAGATAAGCATGTTCTTCTGAGTAGATCAGTTGATCATATCCATCAAGTCACGGAAATGAATGATGAGAACTCTCTCAAACTGTTCAGCTTGAATGCCTTCAACAGAACCCATCCTCCTGAAAATGAATACTGGGAGCTATCAAAAAGGGCACTTGCTTATGCCAGAGGAAATCCTTTAGCTTTGAAAGTTTTGGGGTCATTTCTTCATTCCAAAAGTGAAAAGGAATGGGACAATGCATTGACAAAACTAAAGAGGATTCCTAATGCAGATATTCAGAAGGTGTTGAGGTTGAGCTTCAATGAATTAGATGATACAGAGAAGGATATATTTCTAGATATTGCATGCTTTTTTaaaggagaagagaaagaaaaagtgatAAGAATATTGAATGAGTGTGGCTTCTTTGCAGATATTGGAATAAGAAACCTTTTAGACAAGGCTCTTATATCAATAGCTACCAataaaagcatacaaatgcatgacTTGATACAGGAAATGGGTCACAAAATTGTGTGCGAAGAATCTCTCAAGAATCCTGGAAAGCGTAGCAGAGTGTGGCACCCAGATGAAATTTGCAACATATTAAAAAATGATGAA GGGTCCGCTACAATTGAAACCATATATTTGGATATGACTGAGCGGACAGAAATATGTATAAGCTCTGATGCACTTAGAAAGATGCCAAAGCTAAGGTTACTTGCTTTTGCTAACAACAATGGCTTTGGACAAAAGAGAGTTGATTATACGTTGAGTCTTCCAACAAATCTGGAGTTGCCTAATAACTTGAGATACATTCAATGGGATGGATGTCCATTAAAATCTCTATCAACCACTTCTTGGCCAAGCAAGCTTGTTGAACTCTCCATGCCGTATAGTGATCTTGAAAAGCTTTGGGATGAGCCCCTG AATTTTCCAAGTTTGGAGCTAATTTATCTGGCTAGTTCGAAACGAATGATAGAGTGTCCAGATTTGTCCGGTGCTCCAAATCTAAAAGAAGTGTGGGTGAATGGTTGTGACAAATTAACTCATCTTCATCCTTCTATTTTATCTCTTCCAAAGCTTTCAGGGTTATGTGTGTTTCGATGCAAAGAACTTAAGAGCCTTTCTTGCACCACTTGTTCACCATCTCTTAGAGATGTCGTTGCTTATGGTTGCCCAAATCTGCAAGAATTCTCTATCCCAATTTCAAAAGATAATTCTCATATTAATCTGCATTTGAGGTCAACTGCCTTAAACCAACTACCTTCATCAATTGTGCATCTTCAAAATCTTGATAACTTCTCATTTCCAATCAGTGATCTCCTCATGGATCTTCCAGAAAAGTACACCAAACAAATCATGCTTTCAGACCCTAATAATCATGAATCTGACTCAGTGGCCACCTTACGCAGAATACTACCCAGCCCTATGTTCCATTACCTAAAAGAATTGAAATTTGATGGATGTCAAAGTTTAACTGAACTCCCAGACAACATCTCACTGTTATCATCATTGTTGGTGATAAGACTCCACAACACTAATATCATGACCTTTCCAGAAAACATTAAGACTCTTCCGAGACTCAAAATTGTTTTACTTTGTCATTGTGAAAGGTTACAACATGTGCCAGCGCTTCCACCTTCCGTTCATCACTTCAAGGCCTGGGACTGCAAATCTTTGAGGACAGTGTCAAGCTCCACAAGTGAACTAAAAAGACAACACGGTACTACTTTTATATTCGTAAACTGCGTGAATTTGGATGAAGAGTCATGCAATACCATTTTGGAAGATGCCATTGTTAGGATGGACACTAGGGCTAAAACACAACAACTCTCACCAAGATTGGAAGAAAATAGAAATGAAGAGTGCActgttgttgatgatgatgatggctttctTAGTGAGGATAACGCCAACGTTGGCAAGGTTTGTTATTTCTTGCCAAGTAGAGGCAGTAAACTTGGTGGCTTGTTCCATCGTGGCTCTTCACAAAATTCCATCAGCATTCAACTGCCACAAGGTTCCAATTTCTTTGGCTTCATATTCTACTTGGTTGTTCCACCAATACAACCATGCAATACTGGTGGTGACCTTGACATTAGGTTTGGGTTTGAATGTTACTTGGAAACAAGTTGGGGTCAAAGGACCCATATAGCAAGTTCGTCCTTAATAGAATGGAGCTGCGAATTTTATTATGGATATCAGATGAATCTTTTGTCGGATCATGTGTTATTATGGTATGATTCACAATGCTGTAAGCAGATAATGGAAATAATCAGAGGAAGAAAGGCCATTGATGATGATGACAAGAATGCAAATCTGGAAGTTAAGTTCTTTGCTCGGCTACcaaacaaggaagaagtggtgaTAAAAGAGTGTGGCATCCGTTGGATATACACAAATATGGAGAAGGAATCAAGAGTGTGCAGGTTCAAGAGAAGCAGGCAAGTTTTCGAGTTAGAAGAAAAGGACTTGGAATCTGatgatgaaggagaagaactAGTTCCTCCAGCAAAGAAATTTAAGAATAGCTTAATGGAAGTTGAATCAGTAGAAAACTTGAG GAAAAAGCTTGAACAACTTTTGCACATTCAATTTGATGGAGGCTTTCGTAGCGCGGAGATCAAACTGGG AAATATAGCAACTGCACATCATTATTGCTGA